Proteins found in one Patescibacteria group bacterium genomic segment:
- a CDS encoding hydrolase codes for MNNQKIKPTGCCDPFDPAPWQDKEITWKDKIFVKDHVTSFLHIPLNMGKKIIKNMGLIENANAKAPQQLMLTDEKSLWGADIYIDVSRDVPGAQMATLSGNFLTKVFEGPYQNVGTWAKEMKEYVKSKGKEMKKLYFSYTTCPKCAKAYGKNYVVLFAQVK; via the coding sequence ATGAACAACCAAAAAATTAAACCAACTGGCTGTTGTGACCCGTTTGATCCTGCGCCTTGGCAAGACAAAGAGATCACATGGAAGGATAAAATTTTTGTGAAAGATCATGTCACCAGCTTTCTGCACATTCCTCTTAACATGGGGAAAAAGATAATCAAGAATATGGGGTTGATCGAGAACGCAAACGCGAAAGCGCCGCAGCAATTAATGTTAACCGACGAGAAGTCCCTTTGGGGCGCGGATATCTACATTGACGTTTCTAGAGATGTTCCCGGTGCTCAAATGGCCACACTCTCTGGGAATTTTCTTACCAAAGTATTTGAGGGGCCCTATCAAAATGTAGGCACGTGGGCAAAGGAAATGAAGGAGTATGTGAAAAGCAAAGGCAAGGAAATGAAAAAATTATATTTTTCTTACACGACCTGTCCGAAATGCGCCAAAGCATACGGAAAAAATTACGTGGTGCTTTTTGCGCAGGTAAAGTAA
- a CDS encoding DEAD/DEAH box helicase, whose protein sequence is MHQNQSPQAQGFSRLGIAPVFLETLAKLGYKNPTPIQQQAIPVAIQGKDVVGIAQTGTGKTFAYGIPMLQRLAQVKGRGLVVLPTRELAAQVDEALRQIGAKVGLRTAVLIGGASIRPQIQALKRNPHVIIATPGRLNDHLQQKTVRLDNVQVVVLDEADRMLDMGFAPQIQKIFRTIPRKRQTMLFSATMPPEIMKMATSYMQLPIRIEVAPSGSIVERVTQELFVIPRDEKIRLTEKLLQQYLGATLIFTRTKHGAKKLTQEIRSMGHAAAELHADRSLHQRREALDGFKAGKYRVLVATDIASRGIDVVGIELVLNFDLPENAEDYVHRIGRTARAGAGGHAISLLTSDQGKELREIERLIKQRLQISKLPELPPARAPRFTPRVHISLSRFPARPSSGGARPRRPYHTRPGSSGSFSRYRTRRR, encoded by the coding sequence ATGCATCAGAACCAATCGCCGCAGGCACAGGGATTTTCCAGATTAGGCATTGCGCCTGTTTTTTTGGAAACGCTGGCGAAATTAGGATATAAAAACCCGACACCGATCCAGCAGCAGGCGATTCCCGTGGCCATCCAAGGGAAAGATGTGGTCGGTATCGCCCAGACCGGCACCGGCAAGACATTTGCCTATGGCATCCCCATGTTGCAGAGGCTTGCCCAAGTGAAAGGGCGCGGGCTGGTTGTGCTCCCCACGCGCGAACTCGCCGCACAAGTCGATGAAGCGCTCCGCCAGATCGGCGCGAAAGTGGGTTTAAGGACCGCCGTGCTCATCGGCGGCGCCTCAATACGGCCGCAGATCCAGGCATTGAAAAGGAATCCGCATGTCATCATCGCGACCCCCGGCCGCCTCAATGATCACTTGCAGCAAAAAACGGTTCGTTTGGACAATGTGCAGGTAGTCGTGCTCGACGAAGCGGACAGGATGCTCGACATGGGATTTGCCCCTCAAATCCAAAAGATTTTCCGCACCATTCCGCGCAAACGGCAGACCATGCTTTTTTCCGCGACCATGCCTCCTGAAATCATGAAAATGGCCACTTCATACATGCAGCTGCCAATCAGGATTGAGGTGGCGCCGTCAGGCTCTATCGTCGAGCGCGTCACGCAAGAGCTGTTCGTCATTCCGAGGGATGAGAAGATACGCCTGACGGAAAAATTGCTGCAGCAATACCTTGGCGCCACGCTTATTTTCACCCGCACCAAGCACGGCGCAAAAAAATTGACGCAAGAGATACGCAGTATGGGGCATGCGGCGGCAGAGCTTCACGCGGACCGCTCCCTCCACCAGCGCCGCGAAGCGCTCGACGGGTTCAAGGCGGGAAAGTACCGGGTGCTCGTGGCGACCGACATTGCGTCGCGCGGAATTGACGTGGTCGGCATCGAATTGGTGCTGAATTTCGATTTGCCGGAAAATGCGGAGGATTACGTGCATCGCATCGGGCGCACCGCCCGCGCGGGCGCGGGCGGGCACGCCATCTCATTGCTTACCTCGGATCAAGGGAAAGAGCTTCGCGAGATTGAGCGCCTGATCAAACAGCGCCTGCAGATTTCCAAGCTCCCAGAGCTTCCGCCGGCGCGCGCCCCGAGATTTACGCCAAGAGTTCATATTTCACTCTCACGGTTCCCTGCGCGACCGTCCAGCGGAGGCGCACGCCCGCGCCGCCCGTATCATACGCGCCCGGGATCATCCGGCAGCTTTTCCCGTTATCGTACGAGAAGAAGGTAA
- a CDS encoding nucleotide pyrophosphohydrolase, translated as MDDLTLRQAQQRVDHWIKTVGVRYFSELTQFAQLAEEVGELARLMSRTYGDQSFKKSDKKEPLADELADVLFVLVCLANQTGVDLTKAFEENLSKKTKRDRKRHARNKKLNAKR; from the coding sequence ATGGACGATCTTACCTTGCGACAGGCTCAACAAAGAGTAGACCATTGGATAAAAACGGTAGGTGTGAGGTACTTTTCCGAACTCACGCAGTTCGCCCAGTTGGCGGAAGAGGTCGGGGAATTAGCGCGTTTGATGTCCCGCACCTACGGCGACCAGAGTTTTAAAAAGTCCGACAAAAAAGAGCCTCTTGCGGATGAGCTCGCGGACGTGCTCTTTGTCCTGGTGTGCCTCGCCAACCAGACCGGCGTGGATTTAACCAAAGCGTTTGAAGAAAACTTGAGCAAGAAGACGAAGCGCGACCGGAAAAGGCATGCACGGAATAAGAAATTAAATGCTAAAAGATAA
- a CDS encoding PspC domain-containing protein — MEHKLYRSRENRMIAGICGGLGEYFQIDPVLIRVLFVVAALGGGIGFLGYIVLWIVIPEKPQPVAEGAEDISSPPVQTEAPAQEHGGKAGGFILIALGIIFFINNFAPHWNIWQYWPLLLVGFGVWLLRRNK; from the coding sequence ATGGAACATAAACTTTACCGTTCACGAGAAAATAGAATGATCGCCGGCATCTGCGGGGGATTGGGTGAATATTTCCAGATTGATCCGGTGCTTATCCGCGTATTGTTTGTCGTTGCAGCCCTTGGCGGCGGGATCGGGTTCCTCGGTTATATCGTGCTCTGGATTGTGATACCTGAAAAACCCCAGCCAGTCGCAGAGGGGGCTGAAGATATTTCATCCCCGCCTGTCCAGACCGAAGCGCCCGCGCAGGAGCATGGGGGCAAGGCGGGCGGTTTCATCCTGATCGCGCTCGGGATAATATTTTTTATCAATAATTTCGCGCCCCATTGGAATATCTGGCAGTACTGGCCGCTCCTTCTCGTGGGGTTCGGCGTGTGGCTTTTGAGAAGAAACAAATAG
- a CDS encoding DUF5668 domain-containing protein, with the protein MPENNKDCHDHKTFFGIILIGLGILFLLQNFGWFYMNWRNVGRLWPLLLILLGLSSLRIDRTLQWVLFALVILAALAFLMFPGYQGTMMMRWGP; encoded by the coding sequence ATGCCAGAAAATAACAAAGATTGCCACGACCATAAAACATTTTTTGGGATTATTTTGATAGGGCTTGGCATCTTATTCCTGCTGCAGAATTTCGGGTGGTTTTACATGAACTGGCGCAATGTCGGACGGCTATGGCCGTTGTTGCTTATCCTTTTGGGGCTCTCAAGCCTGCGTATAGATCGCACCTTGCAATGGGTGCTCTTTGCGCTAGTTATCCTTGCCGCGCTTGCGTTCCTCATGTTCCCTGGATATCAGGGCACGATGATGATGAGGTGGGGACCATAG
- the ppsA gene encoding phosphoenolpyruvate synthase has protein sequence MSTTRRFIIPFGSLTIRDIPIVGGKNASLGEMVRTLSAKGVKVPNGFAVTAQAYRLFFRETGLSHLVPKLMKGLDTSNMKELSSVGESVRRAVRRAPLPAALQRAVVSQYRKLSLAYKTKNLSVAVRSSATAEDLPDASFAGQQETYLNVVGEAALLDAVRKAYASLFTNRAISYRVDKGFAKKDVALSVGVQAMVRSDRGASGVLFTIDTESGFRDNVIINAIWGLGENIVQGAANPDEFVVFKPTLRTGARAIISKKLGAKQWRMVYGQKGTRNIKVSEKDRMRYCLSDKDVLTLARWGMIIEEHYGKPMDIEWAKDGITGELYVVQARPETVMARRNVNVLETYHMGQSAERRKGAIALTGIAVGNKVGSGKVRVIKSIAGIREFQKGEVLVTTMTDPDWEPIMKIASAIVTDSGGRTAHAAIVSRELGIPAVVGTGTGTKVLKTGQMVTVSCAEGEQGVVYRGAIPFTVTKVNLKHLKTPKTQMMMIVGEPDQAFHFAATPNRGVGLARLEFIISNYVRIHPLALVHYQHLQDKRAKQQIAKITAHEPDKLKYFVDQLSYGIARIAAAFYPNDVIVRLSDFKTSEYASLIGGKAFEPEERNPMIGWRGASRYYDPKYMPGFALECRALKKVREEMGLKNVKVMVPFCRTVEEGKKVVEVMRQNGLVRGKDGLELYVMVEIPSNVILAKEFAEVFDGFSIGSNDLTQLTLGLDRDSGIISHIGDERNEAVKRLISMVIKSAHETHTKIGICGQGPSDFPEMAEFLVREGIDSIALQPDTVLKTTLHVLEVEKQLKRK, from the coding sequence ATGTCCACCACACGCCGTTTTATTATACCTTTTGGGTCTCTTACCATCCGCGATATTCCTATCGTAGGAGGAAAAAACGCTTCTTTGGGAGAGATGGTCAGAACCCTGAGCGCCAAAGGAGTGAAAGTACCCAATGGATTCGCGGTAACCGCACAGGCATACCGCTTATTTTTTCGCGAAACAGGCCTCTCTCACCTCGTGCCCAAGCTCATGAAAGGACTCGACACTTCAAATATGAAAGAGCTCTCTTCAGTGGGCGAATCGGTGCGCCGCGCGGTACGCCGCGCGCCGCTCCCTGCCGCACTTCAGCGCGCGGTCGTCAGCCAGTATCGCAAGCTTTCTCTTGCGTATAAGACTAAGAATTTAAGCGTGGCCGTGCGCTCGTCCGCAACGGCTGAGGATCTCCCGGACGCTTCATTCGCGGGGCAGCAGGAAACGTACCTCAATGTGGTGGGAGAAGCGGCGCTCCTTGACGCGGTCCGCAAAGCATACGCATCGCTCTTCACGAACCGCGCCATCTCCTATCGCGTCGATAAAGGATTTGCTAAAAAAGACGTTGCGCTTTCCGTAGGCGTACAGGCCATGGTGCGCTCTGATCGCGGCGCTTCCGGCGTGCTTTTCACCATTGATACGGAGTCCGGATTCCGCGATAACGTGATTATTAATGCGATCTGGGGTTTGGGAGAAAATATCGTGCAGGGGGCAGCCAATCCGGATGAATTTGTCGTCTTTAAACCCACACTGCGCACAGGCGCCCGCGCGATCATATCAAAAAAATTGGGGGCGAAGCAGTGGAGAATGGTCTATGGGCAAAAGGGCACGCGCAACATCAAGGTTTCCGAGAAGGACAGGATGCGTTACTGCCTGAGCGACAAAGACGTGCTTACCCTCGCGCGATGGGGCATGATTATCGAAGAGCACTATGGCAAGCCAATGGATATCGAGTGGGCGAAAGATGGCATCACGGGCGAACTCTACGTCGTGCAGGCGCGGCCGGAAACGGTCATGGCGAGGCGTAATGTGAATGTGTTGGAAACCTATCACATGGGGCAGAGTGCCGAGCGGAGAAAGGGCGCCATTGCGCTCACGGGGATCGCGGTGGGCAATAAGGTAGGGAGCGGGAAAGTGCGCGTGATCAAGAGCATTGCAGGGATCCGCGAATTCCAAAAAGGCGAGGTTTTGGTTACGACGATGACTGATCCGGATTGGGAGCCGATCATGAAGATTGCCTCAGCGATTGTCACCGATTCCGGAGGGCGGACCGCGCACGCGGCCATCGTATCCCGCGAACTCGGCATACCCGCGGTGGTAGGCACGGGAACAGGCACGAAAGTATTGAAGACCGGGCAGATGGTGACGGTGAGCTGCGCGGAAGGAGAGCAAGGGGTGGTGTATCGGGGCGCGATTCCGTTTACGGTCACGAAAGTGAATCTCAAGCACCTGAAGACCCCCAAGACGCAGATGATGATGATTGTGGGGGAGCCTGACCAAGCATTCCATTTTGCCGCAACCCCGAACCGTGGGGTGGGGCTGGCGCGTCTCGAATTTATCATCAGCAATTATGTGCGGATCCACCCGCTCGCCTTGGTGCATTACCAGCATCTGCAGGACAAACGCGCAAAGCAGCAGATCGCAAAAATAACCGCGCATGAGCCGGACAAGCTGAAATATTTCGTAGATCAGCTGTCCTACGGCATCGCGCGGATTGCGGCCGCGTTCTACCCGAATGACGTGATCGTGAGGTTATCAGATTTCAAAACAAGCGAATATGCGTCCTTAATCGGTGGCAAAGCATTTGAACCGGAAGAGCGCAATCCCATGATCGGCTGGCGGGGCGCGTCGCGTTACTATGACCCCAAATATATGCCGGGTTTTGCGCTGGAGTGCAGGGCGCTCAAGAAGGTGCGCGAGGAAATGGGCTTGAAAAACGTAAAAGTAATGGTGCCCTTCTGCAGGACTGTGGAAGAGGGCAAAAAGGTGGTGGAGGTGATGAGGCAGAACGGGTTAGTCCGCGGCAAGGACGGGCTCGAGCTCTATGTCATGGTGGAAATTCCATCCAATGTGATATTGGCCAAGGAGTTTGCGGAAGTGTTTGACGGATTTTCCATCGGATCAAACGACCTCACCCAGCTGACCCTCGGCCTCGACCGCGATTCAGGGATTATTTCTCACATAGGCGATGAACGCAACGAAGCGGTAAAGCGGCTGATCTCCATGGTCATCAAGTCTGCCCACGAGACGCATACCAAGATCGGTATCTGCGGCCAAGGGCCGTCTGACTTTCCCGAGATGGCGGAATTTCTCGTGCGCGAGGGGATAGATTCCATCGCGCTGCAGCCAGATACGGTCCTGAAAACGACATTGCACGTTTTGGAAGTAGAGAAGCAGCTAAAGCGTAAATAA
- a CDS encoding alpha/beta fold hydrolase encodes MNNVFIFHGTGGYPQENWFPWLKEKLEMKGCKVFVPQFPSPPGEPASVNAWFEVLKEYDHYIDEDTILIGHSLGGIFTLRILEQLKHPVKAAILVGTPIGVRPLQNYDRDNSFSGFLFNWPIIKANAKQFVVYQSDNDPYVSLGNGEQLAKELGADLTFIPHAGHFNTKAGYTKFEALRDRTEDILLN; translated from the coding sequence ATGAATAACGTGTTTATCTTTCACGGCACAGGAGGCTATCCCCAAGAAAATTGGTTTCCGTGGCTGAAAGAGAAGTTAGAGATGAAAGGCTGCAAGGTTTTTGTCCCGCAATTTCCCTCGCCGCCCGGGGAGCCGGCTTCGGTGAATGCATGGTTTGAGGTATTAAAAGAATACGATCATTATATAGATGAAGATACGATTTTAATCGGCCATAGTTTGGGCGGCATTTTTACGCTAAGAATTTTGGAACAATTAAAACACCCTGTGAAAGCTGCTATTTTGGTCGGCACGCCCATTGGCGTTCGGCCATTACAAAATTATGACCGAGATAACAGTTTCAGCGGATTTTTATTTAACTGGCCGATCATTAAAGCCAATGCCAAGCAATTTGTAGTGTACCAGTCTGATAATGACCCATACGTGTCGTTAGGAAATGGCGAACAGCTTGCGAAGGAATTAGGAGCGGACCTCACGTTCATTCCCCACGCCGGGCACTTTAATACCAAAGCAGGTTACACGAAATTCGAAGCGTTGCGGGACAGAACTGAAGATATTTTATTAAATTAA
- a CDS encoding Fic family protein: MFSLSQKQQKIVAIFLKNNTLSSSMVHAEMAKSGEGVSLVTVKRILSDMAVMGALKVIGSGRSTSYAVSALGRIFAEINAKEYCVAEPDRRYGLHQYNFDLLPAFPAQIFSEKELEMLECSTAAYRQSTRDLSETLQKKELERLIIELAWKSSKIEGNTYTLLDTEKLILENKAAEGKTKDETQMILNHKDAFNFIRENKKQFKIMNRMNLEELHSILVKDLNVGQGLRKKPVGVLGSLYRPLDNIHQITDAIEVLGKKILQISSAYVKAFVALAGLAYIQPFEDGNKRTGRLMANALLLAYDLAPLSYRSVDESDYREAMLVFYELNSVIPLKKIFLDQYDFAARNYAVK, translated from the coding sequence ATGTTTAGTTTAAGCCAAAAGCAGCAAAAGATAGTCGCAATTTTTTTGAAAAATAACACCCTTTCATCCTCAATGGTCCACGCTGAAATGGCCAAATCGGGCGAAGGTGTTTCTTTGGTTACCGTGAAGAGAATACTCTCTGACATGGCTGTTATGGGCGCTTTAAAGGTGATTGGTTCGGGGCGATCGACCTCGTATGCGGTGAGCGCCTTAGGAAGGATTTTTGCGGAGATCAATGCGAAAGAGTATTGTGTTGCGGAACCGGACAGGCGCTACGGTCTGCATCAGTATAATTTTGATTTATTACCCGCTTTTCCTGCTCAAATTTTTTCAGAAAAAGAATTGGAAATGCTGGAGTGCTCTACTGCCGCATACAGGCAGAGCACCAGGGATTTGTCTGAAACCCTGCAAAAGAAAGAGTTAGAGCGGTTGATTATTGAATTAGCCTGGAAATCATCAAAAATTGAAGGAAACACCTATACCCTTCTTGATACGGAGAAATTGATTTTAGAAAATAAAGCCGCCGAGGGCAAAACCAAAGATGAAACCCAAATGATCTTAAACCATAAAGATGCTTTCAATTTCATCCGCGAAAACAAGAAACAATTCAAAATAATGAACCGTATGAATTTGGAAGAACTGCATTCTATTTTGGTGAAAGATTTAAACGTGGGACAGGGATTGAGGAAAAAGCCGGTCGGCGTGCTTGGCTCTCTTTATCGTCCGCTTGATAATATTCACCAGATTACCGACGCGATTGAGGTTTTAGGGAAAAAGATTTTACAGATTTCCTCTGCTTATGTCAAAGCCTTCGTGGCGCTTGCTGGTTTGGCGTATATCCAGCCATTTGAAGACGGGAATAAGAGGACAGGGCGGCTCATGGCAAACGCCCTATTGTTGGCATACGATTTGGCGCCTTTGTCGTATCGCAGCGTTGATGAAAGCGATTACCGCGAAGCGATGCTGGTGTTTTACGAATTGAATTCGGTCATTCCTCTCAAAAAGATTTTCCTTGACCAATATGATTTCGCGGCGAGGAATTACGCGGTGAAATAA
- a CDS encoding epoxyqueuosine reductase QueH codes for MDKFLLHACCAPCGAYVIEELKKRGFDVTVYYYNPNVYPLDEYLRRRDESVRYCKEISVALKEGIYDHEEWQRIVKGLEQEPEGGLRCAVCYRARLAQTAAMAKEGGYQWFGTTLPISPHKKSEVINKIGAEVGDEVGARFLAEDWKLHDGFKKSCALSRAHQFYRQTYCGCEFSIRK; via the coding sequence ATGGACAAATTTCTCCTCCATGCGTGTTGTGCGCCATGCGGCGCATATGTGATTGAAGAACTCAAAAAACGCGGGTTTGACGTGACCGTGTATTACTACAATCCTAACGTGTATCCGCTGGATGAATACCTGCGGCGCAGGGACGAATCAGTGCGGTATTGCAAGGAAATCAGTGTTGCGTTGAAAGAGGGCATTTATGACCACGAGGAATGGCAGAGAATCGTGAAGGGATTGGAACAGGAGCCGGAAGGCGGTCTGCGGTGCGCGGTATGCTATCGCGCGCGGCTGGCGCAAACCGCCGCTATGGCGAAGGAAGGCGGGTATCAGTGGTTTGGAACCACGCTTCCCATTTCTCCCCACAAGAAATCAGAGGTTATCAATAAGATTGGCGCAGAGGTAGGGGATGAGGTCGGAGCGCGATTTTTGGCGGAAGATTGGAAATTGCATGACGGATTTAAGAAATCATGCGCGCTTTCCCGCGCGCACCAGTTCTACCGCCAGACGTACTGCGGATGCGAATTCAGTATACGCAAGTGA